One Mercurialis annua linkage group LG3, ddMerAnnu1.2, whole genome shotgun sequence DNA window includes the following coding sequences:
- the LOC126672871 gene encoding uncharacterized protein LOC126672871 has translation MENIMIFVHYNGEWNQNMEYKNFEAMGMLVRKESDYTEFLQILSQQLNMNHMSTCLDIKYQVKSNYPPMKITDNVSLSFYLELKKNTADCMMYPLCISFESSGKELAFFETTFNVSNADIHSAQQSASAAKSAHEIESTAEKEREDISDVIQYAKFMSNNFNDDENEAESSFRHEHVITDPRHKEIKEGQSYINKEVLKSVLSSYAINNHFQFKVCRSCERQYFLSCLDTDCTWKLNASKQGKTEIFIIRKLNINHSCSMVVRTSDQRQATSGVIGEFSKSKFINLKTVYKPADIQRDMKDDYGIKMSYSKAYRSKAVALDKVRGRADESFSLIPSYLYMLEVSNPGSYTRLEVKDDNNMLYVFMALNASIRGWKFCIPVFAVDGTFLTSAYGGTLLTACAQDGNGKIFPLAFCVVDSENDESWEWFMKRIRDAFGVRIDMCIVSDRHESIKNAANSVFPDSAHVICTFHLFNNIKKNFKKSTKELREAFYKAAKAYTTEAFDIYMKQINSMCKGLKPYLESVGYKKWARSHCENNRHKILTTNIAESMNSRIKAGKDLPITTLLEYLRTMVQDWSFTNRNLAKQTFTALSKRAEDILHENYILSLKLVVSNSDDNVKSVFQHTTKFIVDLKERNCTCRRFQIDEVPCPHAMAILKELYQDPYKFCSTYYTKETILKAYAETVYPVPDKSLWNVPEEVAQKIVNPPEGRTKSGRPKKQRFKSRVETTGHNRCSRCKAYGHNVKTCRSMPKKK, from the exons atggagaatattatgattttTGTTCATTATAATGGAGAATGGAACCAAAACATGGAGTACAAAAACTTTGAAGCAATGGGAATGTTGGTAAGAAAGGAGAGTGATTATACAGAATTTCTACAAATATTGTCACAACAACTGAATATGAACCATATGTCAACCTGTTTGGATATCAAATATCAAGTGAAATCAAATTACCCACCAATGAAGATTACTGACAACGTGAGCTTATCATTCTACTTGGAACTAAAAAAAAACACAGCGGATTGCATGATGTACCCCTTATGCATTTCATTCGAGTCGTCCGGAAAGGAATTAGCATTCTTTGAAACAACCTTCAATGTGTCGAATGCGGATATCCATTCCGCACAACAGTCAGCAAGTGCAGCAAAATCAGCGCATGAGATTGAATCAACAGCTGAAAAAGAAAGGGAAGATATATCTGATGTGATACAGTATGCAAAGTTCATGTCAAACAATTTCAATGATGATGAAAATGAAGCCGAGAGTAGCTTTAGACATGAACATGTCATAACTGACCCAAGACATAAAGAGATCAAAGAGGGGCAGTCCTACATAAACAAAGAGGTTCTGAAGTCAGTTTTAAGCTCTTATGCAATCAACAACCATTTCCAATTCAAAGTATGTAGATCATGTGAAAGACAGTATTTCTTGAGCTGTTTGGATACAGATTGTACATGGAAACTTAATGCTTCAAAACAAGGAAAAACAGAGATTTTTATCATTCGGAAACTCAATATCAACCATAGTTGCTCAATGGTTGTGAGAACATCGGATCAAAGACAAGCAACATCAGGTGTAATTGGAGAGTTTAGTAAGTCCAAATTCATAAACCTCAAGACTGTTTATAAACCTGCTGATATTCAAAGAGACATGAAGGATGACTATGGAATTAAAATGTCGTACTCGAAAGCTTATAGGTCAAAGGCAGTAGCTCTGGATAAAGTTAGAGGGAGAGCTGACGAATCCTTTTCATTGATACCTAGCTACTTATATATGCTGGAGGTTAGCAATCCGGGTTCTTACACTAGATTAGAAGTAAAAGACGACAATAATATGCTTTATGTTTTTATGGCATTAAATGCGTCAATAAGAGGATGGAAATTTTGCATTCCCGTATTTGCAGTTGATGGCACATTCCTTACTTCAGCATATGGAGGAACACTTTTAACGGCATGTGCACAAGACGGAAACGGTAAGATATTTCCTTTAGCATTTTGCGTAGTTGACTCTGAAAACGATGAATCATGGGAATGGTTTATGAAGAGGATTAGAGATGCCTTTGGAGTGAGAATCGACATGTGTATAGTATCTGATAGACACGAAAGCATCAAGAATGCAGCCAATTCTGTTTTTCCAGATTCAGCTCATGTCATATGTACATTTCATTTGTTCAACAATATCAAAAAGAACTTCAAGAAGTCGACAAAAGAGCTTCGGGAAGCATTTTATAAAGCAGCAAAAGCTTATACAACTGAGGCATTTGACATCTACATGAAGCAAATTAACAGTATGTGTAAAGGTTTAAAGCCATATCTAGAATCTGTTGGATACAAGAAATGGGCAAGGTCACATTGCGAGAATAACCGTCACAAAATATTGACAACAAACATAGCAGAATCAATGAATTCCAGAATCAAAGCAGGTAAGGATCTCCCTATCACTACATTACTTGAGTACCTACGAACAATGGTGCAAGATTGGAGCTTTACAAACAGAAATTTGGCAAAACAAACATTCACAGCCTTATCAAAAAGAGCAGAAGACATATTGCATGAAAATTACATTCTCTCTCTGAAATTAGTG GTTTCAAATTCTGATGACAATGTCAAATCAGTCTTTCAGCATACAACAAAGTTTATTGTAGATCTCAAAGAAAGAAATTGCACATGCAGAAGGTTCCAGATTGATGAAGTTCCTTGCCCACATGCAATGGCTATACTCAAAGAATTATATCAAGATCCTTACAAATTTTGTTCAACTTATTACACAAAAGAAACAATACTCAAAGCTTATGCTGAAACAGTTTATCCGGTGCCAGATAAGAGTCTTTGGAATGTGCCAGAAGAAGTAGCACAAAAGATTGTCAATCCACCAGAAGGAAGAACAAAGTCGGGAAGACCTAAAAAGCAAAGATTCAAGTCTCGTGTGGAAACTACAGGGCATAACAGGTGCAGCAGATGTAAGGCTTATGGACATAATGTGAAGACCTGTAGGAGTATGCCTAAGAAAAAATAG
- the LOC126673519 gene encoding uncharacterized protein LOC126673519 isoform X1 yields MSSSSSDSAFDIEELLQIGTRCKELRKEKDTLRESQSQSFELIRRLELHVKSLSEARNEDRKHIQKLERELVNCNQEIDYLQDQLNERNAKVYSMGELVHELDLKLAEMNNLLVKVSQLQEEVRKSDSECFLLTQELESKEIELQKSNSCVEKLEQSYSSLALESQCEIESLKLDIMALEQACSKSKKNQVETTIEKERLDGLIQELADRDCSADDIIQCLEKENKELRDKLDTSEVNGRLFLQRIKEWLKNQDNSNLYAQPYSSELERENMFKEMSACGEVLGLLFSKLAIVFAPESNFKKQMERMSHQIRGYEVLVKQLKEDLREEKLKAKEEAEDLAQEMAELRYQMTGLLEEECKRRACIEQASLQRIAHLELQIQQEQRKSSFASRHLHEA; encoded by the exons ATGTCGAGCAGCTCCAGCGACAGCGCTTTTGACATAGAGGAGCTTTTACAGATTGGGACGAGATGCAAAGAGCTGCGGAAAGAAAAGGACACGTTGAGAGAATCTCAGTCCCAGAGCTTCGAACTAATTAGG AGACTAGAACTACATGTCAAATCTTTGTCGGAAGCTCGTAATGAGGACAGAAAGCACATCCAGAAGCTGGAAAGAGAGTTGGTTAACTGTAATCAAGAGATAG ATTACCTGCAGGATCAACTAAATGAAAGGAATGCCAAGGTTTATAGCATGGGAGAGCTTGTTCATGAGCTTGATTTAAAATTAGCAGAGATGAATAATTTACTGGTGAAGGTTAGTCAGTTACAGGAGGAAGTGAGAAAGTCTGATTCAGAGTGCTTCTTATTGACACAAGAACTGGAGAGCAAAGAAATAGAACTGCAAAAGTCAAATTCGTGTGTAGAGAAACTTGAGCAGTCTTATTCTTCTTTGGCCCTGGAGTCTCAATGTGAAATTGAGAGCTTGAAGCTTGATATAATGGCTCTGGAGCAAGCGTGCAGTAAATCTAAAAAGAATCAGGTTGAAACCACTATTGAAAAGGAAAGACTGGATGGATTAATCCAAGAACTGGCTGATCGAGATTGTAGTGCAGATGACATTATACAATGCTTAGAAAAAGAGAATAAAGAACTCAGAGACAAGCTTGATACATCTGAAGTGAATGGCAGACTATTTCTTCAAAGAATTAAGGAGTGGCTAAAAAACCAGGACAACTCAAATCTTTATGCACAGCCATACTCAAGTGAATTGGAGAGAGAAAATATGTTTAAAGAAATGAG CGCTTGTGGAGAGGTTCTTGGTCTACTCTTTTCAAAGCTGGCGATAGTTTTTGCACCAGAATCAAATTTCAAAAAGCAGATGGAGAGAATGTCGCACCAGATAAGAGGATATGAAGTTCTTGTGAAACAGCTTAAG GAAGATTTGAGAGAGGAAAAACTAAAAGCAAAGGAAGAAGCTGAGGACCTAGCACAAGAAATGGCCGAGCTGAGGTACCAAATGACAGGTTTGCTTGAAGAAGAGTGCAAACGCCGTGCTTGCATTGAACAAGCTTCATTACAGAGAATAGCTCATTTGGAGTTACAG ATACAACAAGAACAGAGGAAGTCTTCTTTTGCCAGCAGGCATCTCCATGAAGCATAA
- the LOC126673519 gene encoding uncharacterized protein LOC126673519 isoform X2, giving the protein MSSSSSDSAFDIEELLQIGTRCKELRKEKDTLRESQSQSFELIRRLELHVKSLSEARNEDRKHIQKLERELVNCNQEIDYLQDQLNERNAKVYSMGELVHELDLKLAEMNNLLVKVSQLQEEVRKSDSECFLLTQELESKEIELQKSNSCVEKLEQSYSSLALESQCEIESLKLDIMALEQACSKSKKNQVETTIEKERLDGLIQELADRDCSADDIIQCLEKENKELRDKLDTSEVNGRLFLQRIKEWLKNQDNSNLYAQPYSSELERENMFKEMSACGEVLGLLFSKLAIVFAPESNFKKQMERMSHQIRGYEVLVKQLKI; this is encoded by the exons ATGTCGAGCAGCTCCAGCGACAGCGCTTTTGACATAGAGGAGCTTTTACAGATTGGGACGAGATGCAAAGAGCTGCGGAAAGAAAAGGACACGTTGAGAGAATCTCAGTCCCAGAGCTTCGAACTAATTAGG AGACTAGAACTACATGTCAAATCTTTGTCGGAAGCTCGTAATGAGGACAGAAAGCACATCCAGAAGCTGGAAAGAGAGTTGGTTAACTGTAATCAAGAGATAG ATTACCTGCAGGATCAACTAAATGAAAGGAATGCCAAGGTTTATAGCATGGGAGAGCTTGTTCATGAGCTTGATTTAAAATTAGCAGAGATGAATAATTTACTGGTGAAGGTTAGTCAGTTACAGGAGGAAGTGAGAAAGTCTGATTCAGAGTGCTTCTTATTGACACAAGAACTGGAGAGCAAAGAAATAGAACTGCAAAAGTCAAATTCGTGTGTAGAGAAACTTGAGCAGTCTTATTCTTCTTTGGCCCTGGAGTCTCAATGTGAAATTGAGAGCTTGAAGCTTGATATAATGGCTCTGGAGCAAGCGTGCAGTAAATCTAAAAAGAATCAGGTTGAAACCACTATTGAAAAGGAAAGACTGGATGGATTAATCCAAGAACTGGCTGATCGAGATTGTAGTGCAGATGACATTATACAATGCTTAGAAAAAGAGAATAAAGAACTCAGAGACAAGCTTGATACATCTGAAGTGAATGGCAGACTATTTCTTCAAAGAATTAAGGAGTGGCTAAAAAACCAGGACAACTCAAATCTTTATGCACAGCCATACTCAAGTGAATTGGAGAGAGAAAATATGTTTAAAGAAATGAG CGCTTGTGGAGAGGTTCTTGGTCTACTCTTTTCAAAGCTGGCGATAGTTTTTGCACCAGAATCAAATTTCAAAAAGCAGATGGAGAGAATGTCGCACCAGATAAGAGGATATGAAGTTCTTGTGAAACAGCTTAAG ATTTGA